Proteins co-encoded in one Polynucleobacter sp. MG-6-Vaara-E2 genomic window:
- a CDS encoding endonuclease/exonuclease/phosphatase family protein codes for MTQMNPKRFTVMSMNVHKGLSPLHRHSTIYQLRQRMRSHYPDLLFLQELQQEHRGRIRRFGQWPLTELTHFLSEDFWGDWHYGKNVEYPDGHHGNAILSKRPLHKGKNYDISAYRFEKRGLLHSMIQLDDASSPIHCFCAHLALFERGRERQLTEIIRYIDTLTNDAPTILAGDFNDWRNRVSEPMREAGFNEVFETLTGAPARTFPSMKPLLPMDRIYVRGLKIHSAEILHEWMKLSDHLGITAELELL; via the coding sequence ATGACTCAAATGAACCCTAAGCGTTTTACAGTAATGAGTATGAATGTACATAAAGGCTTGTCACCTTTGCATCGCCATTCCACTATTTATCAGCTACGCCAAAGAATGCGGAGTCATTATCCCGATCTATTATTTTTGCAGGAACTACAACAAGAGCATCGGGGAAGAATTCGGCGCTTTGGACAGTGGCCCCTGACTGAGTTGACCCATTTTCTATCTGAGGACTTTTGGGGTGACTGGCACTATGGTAAGAACGTCGAGTATCCAGATGGCCACCATGGGAATGCCATTCTTTCTAAGCGCCCATTGCACAAGGGAAAGAACTACGATATTTCTGCATATCGATTTGAAAAACGGGGGCTTTTGCATAGCATGATTCAACTCGATGATGCGAGTTCACCGATCCATTGTTTTTGTGCGCATTTAGCATTATTTGAACGTGGTAGAGAGCGTCAGCTAACGGAGATCATTCGCTATATCGATACGTTAACCAATGACGCCCCGACAATTTTGGCAGGCGATTTTAATGATTGGCGTAACCGCGTGAGTGAGCCAATGCGTGAGGCCGGCTTTAATGAGGTATTCGAAACTTTGACTGGGGCTCCCGCAAGAACTTTTCCTAGTATGAAACCATTATTGCCGATGGATCGTATCTATGTCCGCGGTCTAAAAATCCATTCAGCGGAAATTTTGCATGAATGGATGAAATTGTCTGATCACCTTGGTATCACTGCCGAACTGGAATTGCTATGA
- a CDS encoding 4Fe-4S binding protein — protein MSQKLVCNCNGTMPLDAKALGVAVHQSLCRQEVGSFIKALDGSEELVIACTQEGALFTEIAEQSEKPLVAPLRFVNIREVAGWTQEAKLSGPKIAALLALVDMPEAEPVPVVNYESLGRLLILGPGSQAIPWAEKISSSLDVSVLCTEPGDVPLTRTYPIYSGRVTKLEGFLGNFSVDWDLQNPIDPEMCTRCGACVETCPENAIDLSFQIDLEKCKSHRACVTACASIGAISFDRSDRQRNAEFDLILDLRSDPKMSMSQTPQGYFAPGKDPLDQALVVNQLLEMVGEFEKPKYFVYNEKVCAHGRNGKVGCNACIDVCSTGAVSSLFKNGQGTVEVNPNLCMGCGACSTVCPSGAMRYNYPSVPHQGKELKTIATVFQAEAKKTNQMVAPSLLLHALKAGTQMIDGLGRSAHVMPKQYEGLPSFVIPYGIEHIASTGLDLWLGALTYGFAEVILLLSGDEDPSYRAAIDEQSTLANAILNAYGFENRIQLVIANSAEDLQAVSKAMATLRQRGSLDAICTPASYGFSNQKRETLEAVLEYLQKQAKTPLPEAGATLPKNSLLGGLAINKDACTLCMSCVSCCPEGALLDNPDEPILSFIEKQCVQCGICAQTCPEHALTLDPRLQTVEQRKQKVALNQTQAFYCISCGKPFGTAKMVDLMLTKLGAHSAFSGAAMDRLKMCGDCRVVDMVKKEI, from the coding sequence ATGAGTCAAAAATTAGTCTGTAACTGCAATGGCACGATGCCTTTAGATGCGAAGGCTTTGGGTGTTGCTGTTCATCAATCTTTATGCAGGCAAGAGGTTGGATCTTTTATCAAAGCGCTTGATGGCTCGGAAGAGTTAGTCATTGCTTGCACACAAGAAGGCGCCCTGTTTACTGAGATAGCAGAGCAATCTGAAAAGCCCTTGGTCGCACCATTGCGCTTTGTCAACATTCGCGAAGTCGCTGGCTGGACACAAGAGGCCAAATTATCAGGACCCAAAATTGCTGCGCTCTTGGCTTTAGTGGATATGCCCGAAGCTGAGCCTGTACCGGTAGTAAATTACGAGAGCCTAGGAAGACTCTTAATCCTAGGTCCTGGCTCACAAGCGATTCCTTGGGCAGAAAAGATTTCTAGCTCATTAGATGTTTCTGTCCTCTGTACTGAGCCTGGCGATGTCCCGCTGACTCGAACTTACCCAATTTATAGTGGACGCGTTACAAAACTAGAGGGCTTTCTTGGCAATTTTTCAGTCGATTGGGATTTACAAAACCCAATTGATCCCGAGATGTGTACGCGTTGTGGTGCGTGTGTGGAGACATGCCCTGAAAATGCGATTGATCTCTCATTTCAGATTGATTTGGAGAAGTGTAAGTCACATCGTGCCTGCGTAACAGCTTGCGCCAGTATTGGCGCTATTTCATTTGATCGCAGTGATCGTCAACGCAATGCCGAATTTGATTTGATTCTAGATTTGCGCTCAGACCCAAAAATGAGCATGAGTCAAACTCCGCAAGGTTACTTTGCGCCAGGCAAGGATCCGCTTGATCAGGCATTGGTGGTCAACCAACTGCTAGAGATGGTTGGTGAGTTCGAGAAGCCAAAGTATTTTGTGTACAACGAAAAAGTCTGTGCACATGGTCGCAACGGTAAGGTGGGGTGCAATGCTTGTATTGATGTCTGTTCAACCGGTGCAGTTAGCTCTCTATTTAAAAATGGGCAAGGTACTGTTGAAGTCAACCCAAACCTTTGCATGGGTTGCGGTGCATGTTCTACCGTATGTCCATCAGGCGCAATGCGTTATAACTATCCAAGCGTACCGCATCAAGGAAAAGAACTAAAAACGATTGCTACTGTGTTTCAGGCTGAAGCCAAGAAGACTAATCAAATGGTAGCCCCAAGTTTGCTTCTCCACGCACTAAAAGCCGGCACTCAAATGATTGATGGCTTAGGCCGTTCAGCACATGTCATGCCAAAGCAATATGAGGGATTACCATCCTTTGTAATCCCTTACGGTATAGAGCACATTGCCTCTACTGGATTAGATCTTTGGCTTGGCGCATTAACTTATGGTTTTGCTGAAGTAATTTTGTTGTTAAGTGGCGATGAAGATCCCAGCTATCGCGCAGCCATTGATGAGCAATCTACCCTAGCGAATGCAATACTCAACGCGTATGGCTTTGAGAATCGTATCCAGCTGGTTATAGCAAATTCTGCAGAAGATTTGCAGGCCGTCTCTAAAGCGATGGCTACTTTACGTCAACGCGGCTCCTTAGATGCAATTTGTACCCCTGCTAGTTATGGTTTCTCCAATCAAAAACGTGAAACCTTGGAGGCAGTACTTGAGTATTTGCAAAAACAAGCAAAGACGCCATTGCCAGAAGCGGGCGCTACTCTTCCTAAAAATTCATTATTGGGTGGCTTAGCGATCAACAAAGATGCATGTACCTTATGCATGTCTTGCGTGAGCTGTTGTCCAGAAGGTGCGCTACTTGATAATCCTGATGAGCCCATTCTTTCCTTCATTGAAAAACAGTGTGTGCAATGTGGCATCTGCGCCCAAACTTGCCCTGAGCATGCTTTGACTTTAGATCCCCGTTTGCAAACTGTTGAGCAGCGTAAACAAAAAGTAGCATTGAACCAAACCCAAGCCTTCTATTGCATCAGTTGTGGAAAGCCCTTTGGCACAGCCAAGATGGTGGACCTGATGCTGACCAAATTGGGGGCTCATAGCGCTTTCTCGGGTGCAGCAATGGATAGGCTGAAAATGTGTGGTGATTGTCGAGTGGTTGATATGGTGAAAAAAGAAATATGA
- the fdh3B gene encoding formate dehydrogenase FDH3 subunit beta, with protein sequence MARMKFICDTERCIECNGCVTACKNDNEVPWGVNRRRVVTVNDGIIGQEKSVSVACMHCTDAPCMAVCPVDCFYRTDEGVVLHDKDICIGCGYCSFACPFGAPQFLSKGAFGSRSKMDKCTFCSGGPEENGSVAEFEKYGRNRLAEGKLPLCAEMCSTKALIGGDSDIISGIFNNRVATREKNGKYPGSKAFGWTTAYGGPDAPAPTPTPAAKIPGAK encoded by the coding sequence ATGGCAAGAATGAAATTTATTTGTGACACAGAACGCTGCATCGAATGCAATGGTTGTGTCACGGCTTGTAAAAACGATAACGAAGTGCCTTGGGGTGTTAATCGCCGTCGCGTGGTTACCGTTAATGATGGCATCATCGGCCAAGAAAAATCTGTATCAGTTGCTTGTATGCACTGTACTGATGCCCCTTGTATGGCGGTATGTCCAGTAGATTGCTTTTACCGCACCGATGAAGGTGTCGTGTTACATGACAAGGACATTTGCATTGGTTGCGGTTACTGTTCATTTGCATGCCCATTCGGTGCGCCTCAGTTCTTAAGCAAAGGCGCATTTGGCTCACGCAGCAAAATGGATAAGTGCACATTCTGTAGCGGTGGACCAGAAGAAAACGGCAGCGTTGCTGAGTTCGAGAAGTATGGTCGTAACCGTTTAGCAGAAGGTAAGTTGCCACTCTGCGCTGAGATGTGCTCTACCAAGGCACTGATTGGTGGCGACAGCGATATTATTTCTGGCATCTTCAATAATCGCGTTGCTACTCGTGAGAAGAATGGTAAATATCCAGGCTCTAAAGCATTTGGCTGGACAACGGCATATGGTGGTCCAGATGCTCCAGCGCCAACACCAACGCCTGCTGCAAAAATCCCGGGAGCTAAATAA
- a CDS encoding formate dehydrogenase subunit gamma, whose amino-acid sequence MKRSFSKVLRTLVVTAGLSLTLASGMSFAERAPMPPLPSPSGVDVPPLSVPANPNALANGTQAQSQPANPSIFMAPNSDPQNYVSIPDKQAGVLIQRAGQEWRLIRNGVITVFGGWILAIAFFGIAGIFIIKGPIKLHAPMSGQKVKRFNGFERFTHWVMAASFIGLAFTGLLILYGKYFAMPLMGGVAYGSFLMVCKNIHNYSGPLFTLSVVIFFLLFATRNIPGQGDLTWIKSFGGMFGGAHPPAGFFNFGEKIWFWFGMTFLGLVISASGFVLDMIVPFMQVEYLRGTMQVANIIHSSAAILMTAMAMGHIYIGSIGMQGSIDGMKTGYVDATWAEEHHRLWYDKLKK is encoded by the coding sequence ATGAAACGATCATTTTCTAAAGTTCTACGCACTTTGGTAGTGACTGCAGGTTTGTCGCTCACACTAGCAAGTGGTATGAGCTTTGCTGAGCGTGCACCGATGCCACCTTTGCCATCGCCGAGTGGTGTTGATGTGCCACCATTGTCAGTGCCAGCAAATCCTAATGCCTTGGCTAATGGAACTCAAGCTCAGTCTCAGCCGGCTAATCCGTCGATCTTCATGGCACCAAATAGCGATCCTCAAAACTATGTCAGCATTCCAGACAAGCAAGCCGGTGTTCTAATCCAGCGCGCTGGTCAAGAGTGGCGCTTGATTCGTAACGGCGTGATCACGGTATTTGGCGGCTGGATACTGGCTATTGCCTTCTTTGGTATTGCGGGGATTTTTATTATCAAAGGCCCAATTAAATTGCATGCGCCGATGTCTGGGCAAAAAGTAAAACGGTTTAATGGCTTTGAGCGCTTTACCCACTGGGTGATGGCAGCTAGTTTTATTGGCCTTGCTTTTACTGGCTTGCTAATTTTGTACGGCAAATATTTTGCTATGCCTCTCATGGGTGGAGTTGCTTACGGCTCATTCTTGATGGTTTGCAAGAATATTCATAATTACTCTGGCCCATTGTTTACTCTTAGCGTGGTGATTTTCTTCCTACTATTTGCTACTCGAAATATTCCTGGTCAAGGCGACCTTACTTGGATCAAGTCATTTGGTGGCATGTTCGGAGGAGCGCATCCACCTGCAGGTTTTTTCAATTTCGGTGAAAAAATATGGTTCTGGTTTGGAATGACATTCTTGGGTTTGGTGATTTCAGCCTCAGGTTTTGTGCTCGACATGATAGTTCCGTTTATGCAGGTTGAATACCTGCGCGGTACCATGCAGGTCGCTAATATCATTCATAGTAGCGCTGCTATCTTGATGACTGCTATGGCAATGGGCCATATTTATATCGGCTCCATTGGTATGCAAGGTTCCATTGATGGCATGAAAACTGGCTATGTAGATGCTACCTGGGCTGAAGAACATCACAGGCTCTGGTATGACAAACTGAAAAAATAA
- a CDS encoding molecular chaperone — MSAKENASTEVGDIGLPEDLARADLYGLIARFFHLPPDQQLLDQIAATADQQDAADEAPLAKVWMNVVEVAKNNPAKAWHDEFDLNFISVGKPNVVLNGSFYMAGHLNEKPLVNIRKALEEFGLESAEEVTETEDHISALCEVMRYLIAGDDVEVSNLTNQRVFFNEHIRPWYDELCDAIEGIPEMHLYRSIAALMREFMAIEAQSFDMI; from the coding sequence ATGAGCGCAAAAGAGAATGCATCAACCGAAGTAGGTGACATTGGTCTGCCAGAGGATTTAGCAAGAGCCGACCTTTATGGTTTGATTGCAAGATTTTTTCATTTGCCGCCAGATCAGCAGTTGCTTGATCAAATTGCTGCCACTGCTGATCAACAAGATGCGGCCGATGAGGCGCCTTTAGCTAAAGTGTGGATGAATGTAGTGGAGGTTGCCAAGAACAATCCTGCTAAAGCTTGGCATGATGAGTTTGACTTGAACTTCATCAGCGTGGGCAAGCCCAATGTGGTCCTCAACGGATCTTTTTATATGGCCGGTCATTTGAATGAAAAGCCATTGGTCAATATTCGCAAGGCCTTGGAAGAATTTGGCCTGGAGTCTGCCGAAGAGGTCACCGAAACCGAAGACCATATTTCTGCGCTGTGTGAGGTGATGCGTTATCTCATTGCGGGGGATGATGTTGAGGTATCAAACCTTACAAACCAAAGGGTTTTTTTCAATGAGCATATTCGTCCCTGGTATGACGAGTTATGTGATGCGATCGAAGGCATTCCAGAAATGCATCTATACCGCTCAATTGCAGCTCTAATGCGGGAATTCATGGCAATCGAGGCTCAAAGTTTTGACATGATTTAG
- a CDS encoding ABC transporter permease: MLTAFSDAFVLLTHLDGGVLGIVGVSLQVSLTALLLGTALGLPIGALLATEEFSGKKLVIVTLNTLMGVPTVIVGVIVYLLLSRSGPLGAWGWLFTTNGMIVAQTLLTTPLIAALSRQILEDSWRIHRDSFLSLRLPPLAQYKWLIWDCRFSLTIAILAGLARAISEVGAVMIVGGNIQNSTRTMTTAIALETSKGDLPLALALGIVLLGIVLLANLFTFIVRQVVERRYG, encoded by the coding sequence ATGTTGACCGCTTTTTCTGATGCCTTTGTACTGCTTACCCATTTGGACGGCGGAGTGCTAGGCATTGTAGGGGTCTCTCTTCAGGTCAGCCTCACCGCCCTGCTACTAGGGACTGCCTTAGGGCTGCCCATTGGCGCCCTTCTGGCTACGGAAGAATTTAGTGGAAAGAAGCTCGTCATCGTGACCCTTAATACGCTCATGGGGGTACCCACTGTGATCGTTGGGGTGATTGTTTACCTACTTCTTTCTCGATCAGGACCTCTAGGAGCATGGGGATGGTTATTTACTACTAACGGCATGATCGTGGCCCAAACACTGCTCACAACCCCCTTAATTGCCGCCCTAAGTCGGCAAATCCTCGAGGATTCCTGGAGGATTCATCGGGACTCATTTTTGAGCTTGCGCTTACCCCCGCTGGCTCAATACAAGTGGCTCATTTGGGACTGTCGCTTTTCATTGACGATTGCCATTCTTGCTGGATTAGCTAGAGCCATCTCTGAGGTTGGAGCCGTCATGATTGTGGGTGGCAATATTCAAAATTCAACGCGCACTATGACTACTGCTATTGCTCTTGAAACCAGTAAAGGCGACCTACCACTAGCGCTTGCTTTAGGCATTGTGTTACTTGGAATTGTTTTGCTTGCGAACCTTTTTACCTTTATTGTTCGTCAAGTAGTGGAGCGTCGCTATGGCTAA
- a CDS encoding ATP-binding cassette domain-containing protein, which produces MANMTEQFERFVELKDITVNSNGRAILNIPHAIIPADRITACIGPNGAGKTTLLKLLDGLIKPDTGTVSYSFANKTALVLHHTPMIKASAKTNISLVRDADPAIDEKAIDQVIERVGLKDLASNPAHKLSAGERQKLCLGRAILQRPNLVLLDEPTANLDPTATEQVEEIIRTFSQHGSDVIFSSHQLAQVQRLAQYIILIDGGEIKEKGPVGPFFSNPQTSAAKRYLHQELITD; this is translated from the coding sequence ATGGCTAATATGACCGAACAATTTGAAAGGTTTGTTGAGCTGAAAGATATCACTGTCAACAGCAATGGTCGCGCTATTTTAAATATTCCCCATGCGATTATTCCAGCGGACAGAATCACTGCCTGCATAGGGCCAAATGGCGCCGGTAAAACCACTCTTTTAAAACTGCTTGATGGCTTGATTAAGCCAGATACTGGAACAGTGAGCTATTCGTTTGCTAATAAAACAGCTTTAGTTTTGCATCACACCCCGATGATTAAGGCCTCCGCCAAAACGAATATCAGCCTTGTCAGGGATGCAGACCCAGCGATTGATGAGAAAGCAATTGATCAGGTGATTGAGCGCGTTGGCTTAAAAGATTTAGCATCCAATCCTGCCCATAAGCTATCAGCAGGAGAAAGGCAAAAGCTGTGTCTGGGTAGAGCTATCTTACAAAGACCCAACTTAGTTTTATTAGATGAGCCTACTGCTAACTTAGATCCAACTGCTACAGAGCAGGTGGAAGAAATTATTCGTACATTCAGTCAACATGGATCTGATGTGATTTTTTCATCACATCAACTTGCGCAAGTGCAACGTCTTGCTCAGTACATCATCTTGATTGATGGCGGCGAGATAAAAGAAAAGGGACCTGTAGGCCCCTTCTTCTCGAATCCTCAAACATCAGCAGCTAAACGCTACCTGCATCAAGAGCTAATAACAGATTAA
- a CDS encoding formate dehydrogenase subunit alpha, producing MSLTRKSNTPQSSRTSSRLIGSLSRGLKAAVPTMDRRTFLKRSGVGVGAGIAASQLSLVQKAVAEPSKAMLDGKGKIEVKRSICTHCSVGCAVDATVENGVWVRQDPVFDSPINMGAHCAKGAALREHGHGDYRLRYPMKLVDGKYQRISWDQALTEITAQMKSIREKHSPDAMFFIGSSKHNNEQAYLLRKWVSFFGTNNTDHQARICHSTTVAGVANTWGYGAMTNSYNDMMNAKAALYIGSNAAEAHPVSMLMLLHAKENGCKVIVVDPRYTRTAAKSDQYIRIRSGTDIPFLFGMLYHIFKNGWEDKKYINDRVYGMDEIRKEVMEKWTPAAVEEACGVPEAQVYQAAKTMAMNRPSTVVWCMGQTQHTIGNAIVRASCILQLALGNVGKSGGGTNIFRGHDNVQGATDVGPNPDSLPGYYGLAAGSWKHFATVWGVDYEWIKGRYAPDMMEKSGTTVSRWVDAVLEKNDMIDQQTNVKGLFFWGHAPNSQTRGLDMKRAMDKLDLLVVVDPYPSATAAMAAMPPAEGQAVNKNRNVYLLPAATQFETCGSATASNRSLQWREKVIDPLFESVPDHVIMQAFADRLGFGEELSKNYKILNSKFAGKQWKEPQIEDILREINRSCWTIGYTGQTPERLKAHMRMVATFDPKTLKSRGGVDPVTGYDTTGDYYGLPWPCYGTAAIKHPGSPNLYDTSKSVMEGGGNFRANFGVEREGVSLLAADGSHSKGAAITTGYPEFDHVFMKKLGWWDQLTDDEKKLAEGKNWKTDLSGGIQRVVMKNGCHPFGNAKARAVVWNFPDPVPIHREALYSTNAPMMRKYPTSADKKNFWRLPTLYKTVQDQNLNQKLYEKFPIILTSGRLVEYEGGGDETRSNPWLAELQQENFVEINPKAAADRGIKNWDYVWVKSPTGAKIKVRALVTERVDQGTAFVPFHFAGWWQGENIRKYYPEGAAPVVQGEAVNTATTYGYDQVTMMQETKTTMCQIEKFA from the coding sequence ATGAGTCTGACTCGTAAATCCAATACCCCACAAAGCAGCCGTACATCATCTCGTCTTATCGGTAGCTTATCGCGCGGCTTAAAAGCAGCGGTACCTACGATGGATCGCCGAACATTTTTAAAACGTTCTGGTGTTGGCGTTGGTGCCGGTATTGCTGCTAGCCAATTGAGCTTGGTGCAGAAGGCGGTAGCTGAGCCTAGCAAAGCAATGCTTGATGGCAAGGGAAAGATCGAAGTCAAGAGATCCATCTGCACTCACTGCTCCGTAGGCTGTGCGGTAGATGCTACGGTTGAGAATGGTGTATGGGTACGTCAAGACCCCGTATTTGATTCCCCAATTAATATGGGCGCTCACTGTGCTAAAGGTGCGGCGTTACGTGAGCACGGTCACGGTGACTATCGCTTGCGTTATCCAATGAAGTTGGTTGATGGCAAGTATCAGCGTATTTCTTGGGATCAAGCACTCACAGAAATTACTGCGCAGATGAAGAGCATTCGTGAGAAGCACTCTCCCGATGCGATGTTCTTTATTGGCTCATCAAAGCACAACAATGAACAGGCCTACTTACTCCGTAAGTGGGTCTCTTTCTTTGGCACTAACAATACAGACCATCAGGCGCGTATTTGTCACTCAACTACTGTTGCTGGTGTAGCAAACACCTGGGGCTATGGTGCGATGACCAATAGCTACAACGACATGATGAATGCCAAGGCTGCTTTGTACATTGGTTCAAATGCTGCTGAAGCTCACCCAGTTTCCATGTTGATGTTGTTGCATGCGAAAGAAAATGGTTGTAAGGTCATTGTGGTTGACCCACGCTACACCAGGACGGCAGCAAAGTCTGACCAATATATTCGTATTCGTTCAGGTACCGACATTCCGTTCCTCTTTGGCATGCTCTATCACATCTTCAAGAACGGTTGGGAAGATAAGAAATACATCAACGATCGCGTCTACGGTATGGACGAGATCCGTAAAGAGGTGATGGAGAAGTGGACTCCGGCTGCTGTTGAAGAAGCCTGTGGCGTCCCTGAGGCCCAAGTTTATCAAGCTGCAAAAACTATGGCCATGAATCGCCCAAGTACGGTAGTGTGGTGTATGGGTCAAACCCAACACACCATTGGTAATGCTATCGTTCGCGCATCTTGTATCTTGCAGTTGGCATTAGGTAACGTTGGCAAGTCTGGTGGTGGTACCAATATTTTCCGCGGACACGATAACGTACAAGGTGCAACTGACGTTGGTCCTAACCCAGATTCATTACCTGGCTACTATGGTTTGGCTGCGGGCTCATGGAAGCACTTCGCTACCGTTTGGGGCGTGGATTATGAATGGATTAAGGGCCGATACGCACCAGACATGATGGAGAAATCTGGTACTACCGTGTCTCGTTGGGTAGATGCGGTTCTGGAAAAAAATGACATGATTGATCAGCAGACAAACGTAAAAGGTTTGTTCTTCTGGGGTCATGCACCTAACTCACAAACTCGTGGCCTCGATATGAAGCGCGCGATGGATAAGTTAGATCTCCTTGTAGTGGTGGATCCCTATCCAAGTGCGACTGCTGCAATGGCGGCAATGCCTCCTGCAGAAGGTCAGGCAGTCAATAAGAATCGCAATGTCTACTTGTTGCCCGCTGCTACTCAGTTTGAGACCTGTGGCTCTGCTACGGCATCAAACCGCTCTCTGCAATGGCGCGAAAAAGTCATTGACCCATTGTTTGAGTCAGTGCCTGACCATGTGATCATGCAAGCATTTGCTGATCGCCTAGGTTTTGGTGAGGAGCTATCCAAAAACTACAAGATCCTTAATTCGAAATTTGCTGGCAAGCAGTGGAAAGAGCCGCAGATTGAAGATATCTTGCGCGAGATCAATCGCTCCTGCTGGACGATTGGTTATACCGGCCAAACTCCAGAGCGTCTCAAAGCGCACATGAGAATGGTGGCAACATTTGATCCGAAGACCTTGAAGTCACGTGGTGGTGTTGATCCAGTCACTGGATATGACACAACTGGTGACTACTATGGCCTGCCTTGGCCTTGCTACGGTACGGCAGCAATCAAACATCCTGGCTCACCAAATCTCTATGACACCAGTAAGAGTGTGATGGAGGGCGGCGGTAACTTCCGTGCCAACTTTGGTGTTGAACGTGAAGGCGTGAGCTTGCTTGCAGCTGATGGCTCTCATTCCAAGGGTGCCGCAATTACTACTGGCTACCCAGAGTTTGATCACGTATTCATGAAGAAGCTTGGTTGGTGGGATCAGTTGACCGACGACGAGAAGAAACTTGCTGAAGGTAAGAACTGGAAGACTGACTTGTCTGGCGGTATTCAGCGCGTGGTGATGAAGAATGGTTGCCATCCGTTTGGTAATGCTAAGGCGCGTGCAGTGGTATGGAACTTCCCAGATCCAGTTCCAATTCACCGTGAAGCGCTCTACAGTACTAATGCACCAATGATGCGTAAGTACCCAACTTCTGCTGATAAGAAAAATTTCTGGCGCTTGCCAACTCTCTATAAGACTGTTCAAGATCAAAACTTGAATCAGAAGCTTTATGAGAAGTTCCCAATCATTCTGACCTCTGGTCGTTTGGTTGAGTACGAGGGTGGTGGTGACGAGACTCGTTCTAATCCATGGTTGGCGGAACTCCAGCAAGAAAACTTTGTGGAGATTAATCCGAAAGCTGCAGCGGATCGCGGCATTAAGAACTGGGATTATGTTTGGGTTAAATCGCCTACAGGCGCCAAGATCAAAGTGCGCGCTCTAGTAACAGAGCGGGTCGATCAAGGAACTGCCTTTGTGCCATTCCACTTTGCTGGCTGGTGGCAGGGCGAGAACATTCGCAAGTATTACCCAGAGGGCGCTGCACCAGTCGTTCAGGGTGAGGCGGTCAATACTGCGACTACTTATGGTTATGACCAGGTGACGATGATGCAAGAAACAAAAACCACTATGTGTCAGATCGAGAAATTTGCCTAA